The proteins below are encoded in one region of Alistipes communis:
- a CDS encoding YhcH/YjgK/YiaL family protein translates to MILDSLENRARYYALNPRLEKAFDYLLSTDLGALPAGRHAIDGDDVFINVMDVDLKRPADAKLEIHDRYLDIQVLVRGEREAFGWSQRDRVTRPLGAFDVQKDIRFYDDVPQTYYEVTPGQFTLLFPEDAHAPMVGEGTIRKVIVKVRV, encoded by the coding sequence ATGATACTGGATTCGCTCGAAAACCGTGCGCGTTACTACGCACTCAATCCCCGCCTCGAAAAGGCGTTCGACTACCTGCTCTCCACCGATCTCGGCGCGTTGCCGGCGGGCCGGCACGCGATCGACGGCGACGATGTCTTCATCAACGTGATGGACGTCGATCTGAAACGACCGGCCGACGCCAAGCTGGAAATTCATGACCGTTACCTCGACATTCAGGTGCTCGTAAGGGGCGAACGCGAGGCCTTCGGGTGGAGCCAGCGCGACCGTGTGACCCGTCCGCTCGGCGCGTTCGACGTGCAGAAGGACATCCGGTTTTACGACGACGTGCCGCAGACCTACTACGAGGTGACGCCCGGCCAGTTCACGCTGCTTTTTCCCGAAGATGCGCACGCCCCGATGGTGGGCGAGGGGACGATCCGCAAGGTGATCGTCAAGGTGCGCGTCTGA
- a CDS encoding endonuclease/exonuclease/phosphatase family protein encodes MERWVYDSDSGRPGRQRGLFVWLLDAAFAVVTALVALLLLFMYLAPYVSPDASWVFSVLGLVAPVIYVSGLVLFLYWVIRWRWGYASPMLVLLLLGVPKISLYYKIDTLRHYGEPVYDRSALKVMAYNVRMFYGDDGRSTVDSLAAFVNRYDPDILCIEEFSDLARGATMRFDSLIAPGYRRAVYSRDGEGTAGVALAVYSKLRILASGAVDCVNDVDTTRATAVWADLRLDRDTVRVFCNHLRSTHIKSSDSDYLMNYRFLTDTASHEKLHSILSRLRYNSISRSHQVDSLSQLIAATPHARIVCGDFNDTPLSYTYRLMSRGLQDAFREKGRGFSHTYRGFYNTFRIDYVLVSDDFEVLSYEVPSVEFSDHHPVFVRLKYNSQRQ; translated from the coding sequence ATGGAGCGCTGGGTATACGATTCCGACAGCGGCCGTCCCGGCCGGCAGCGCGGCCTCTTCGTCTGGCTGCTCGACGCGGCATTCGCGGTGGTGACGGCGCTGGTGGCGCTGCTGTTGCTCTTCATGTATCTGGCGCCCTATGTTTCGCCCGATGCGTCGTGGGTCTTTTCCGTGCTGGGGCTCGTCGCGCCGGTGATCTATGTATCGGGGCTCGTGCTCTTCCTCTACTGGGTGATCCGCTGGCGGTGGGGCTATGCTTCGCCGATGCTCGTGCTGCTGCTCCTGGGGGTGCCGAAAATATCGCTTTATTATAAGATCGATACGCTGCGCCACTACGGTGAACCGGTCTACGACCGCTCGGCGTTGAAGGTCATGGCCTACAACGTGCGGATGTTCTACGGCGACGACGGCAGGAGCACGGTCGATTCGCTGGCGGCGTTCGTGAACCGATACGATCCCGATATTCTCTGTATCGAGGAGTTCAGCGACCTGGCACGCGGTGCGACGATGCGTTTCGATTCGCTGATCGCCCCGGGATACCGTCGGGCGGTCTATTCGCGCGACGGCGAGGGGACGGCCGGCGTCGCGCTTGCCGTCTATTCGAAACTGCGTATCCTCGCTTCGGGCGCCGTCGACTGTGTCAACGATGTCGATACGACCCGTGCGACGGCCGTCTGGGCCGATCTGCGCCTCGACCGCGATACGGTGCGTGTCTTCTGCAACCACCTGCGTTCGACCCATATCAAATCTTCCGACAGCGACTACCTGATGAACTACCGTTTTCTGACCGATACGGCCAGCCACGAGAAACTGCACAGCATCCTGAGCCGTCTGCGTTACAACAGCATCTCGCGTTCGCATCAGGTCGACTCGCTGTCGCAGCTGATCGCGGCCACACCCCACGCACGTATCGTGTGCGGCGATTTCAACGATACGCCCCTGTCCTACACCTACCGCCTCATGTCGCGCGGATTGCAGGATGCTTTCCGCGAGAAGGGACGGGGATTCTCGCATACCTATCGGGGATTCTACAATACGTTCCGCATCGACTACGTGCTGGTTTCCGACGATTTCGAGGTGCTTTCGTACGAGGTGCCGTCCGTCGAGTTTTCGGATCACCACCCCGTTTTCGTCCGGCTCAAATACAATTCGCAACGACAATGA
- a CDS encoding rhomboid family intramembrane serine protease → MNSSYFSTPPVVKNLIIINCLAFLGVWLIPSLNQFMGQYGVLYWFGSPYYHSYQFVTYMFLHASLEHLFFNMFALWMFGRTLEYALGSKRFLIYYMVCGVGAALVQMGVAGLTGEFGIQLLGASGAVMGLLLAFGVLWPNSIIMLLIPPIPLKAKWFVIIYAAIELLLGWTGRDPGVAHFAHIGGMLWGLGLLYYWRRKGIIRF, encoded by the coding sequence ATGAACAGCAGTTATTTCTCGACGCCTCCGGTGGTGAAGAACCTGATAATCATCAACTGCCTCGCGTTTTTGGGAGTCTGGCTCATCCCCTCGCTCAATCAGTTTATGGGACAGTACGGCGTGCTCTACTGGTTCGGGAGCCCCTATTACCACTCCTACCAGTTCGTCACCTACATGTTTCTTCATGCCAGCCTGGAACATCTGTTTTTCAATATGTTCGCACTGTGGATGTTCGGCCGTACGCTGGAATACGCGCTCGGCTCGAAGCGCTTTCTGATTTACTACATGGTCTGCGGCGTGGGGGCCGCGCTGGTGCAGATGGGAGTGGCGGGGCTGACGGGCGAGTTCGGCATTCAGTTGCTGGGAGCATCGGGCGCCGTAATGGGATTGCTGTTGGCTTTCGGTGTGCTGTGGCCCAATTCGATCATCATGCTGCTTATCCCGCCCATTCCGCTCAAAGCCAAGTGGTTCGTTATTATCTATGCGGCGATCGAACTGTTGTTGGGATGGACCGGACGCGATCCCGGAGTTGCGCATTTCGCCCATATCGGCGGTATGCTGTGGGGACTGGGACTGCTCTATTACTGGCGCCGCAAGGGAATCATCCGTTTCTGA